A section of the Acanthochromis polyacanthus isolate Apoly-LR-REF ecotype Palm Island chromosome 1, KAUST_Apoly_ChrSc, whole genome shotgun sequence genome encodes:
- the LOC110968802 gene encoding leucine-rich repeat neuronal protein 3 — MKDVSFVDRLFVGLAMASFVVATEVRPDCPKLCACEIRPWFSPSSVYMEAQTVDCNDVGLFSLPEKLPVGTQVLLLQTNNVAKIDKPLDYLANITEIDLSQNNLSSISDIHLGNLPQLLSLHLEENWIRELPEQCLSEVANLQELYMNHNLISSISPVAFQGLSSLERLHLNSNKLKVIKREWFEPMPNLEILMIGENPVLSIDDMNFKPLSNLRSLVLTRMNLSQLPDDALAGLDNLESISFYDNIFPEVPHSALRNVKNLKFLDLNKNPIARIQRGDFVDMLHLKELGINSMPELVSIDSFALNNLPELTKIEATNNPKLSYIHPNAFYKLPRLETLMLNGNALSALHRITVESLPNLREVSMHSNPIRCDCVVRWMNMNKTNIRFMEPDSLYCVEPPEYEGQHVRQVHFREMMEICLPLISPESMPGHIKAQNGSSLSLHCRAFAEPEPDIYWITPSGTRVLPNTVSDKFYMHPEGTFDIYDITENEAGLYTCVAHNLVGADLKSVSVEVNGYFPQPANGSLNVVVKTVETHSILVSWKAGPGTLAPNIKWYTSSEANHPTTAFTTRVPSDVQVYNLTHLSPATQYKVCVDIRSIHYNHDTKCVNVTTKGLELAAKDTEKWDAAVITVFGVLLAVISVACLLIYVSLRNHHLYGDIRKCDSKASLTPVEATGMHSSFFTKLWVSGKGLPSGVEVRATVINVSDNAF; from the coding sequence ATGAAGGACGTATCATTTGTGGATCGTCTCTTTGTTGGCTTGGCCATGGCCTCTTTCGTCGTGGCCACCGAGGTGAGGCCTGACTGTCCAAAGCTCTGTGCATGCGAGATTAGACCCTGGTTTTCTCCCAGTTCGGTTTACATGGAGGCGCAGACAGTTGACTGTAATGACGTGGGACTCTTTAGTCTCCCTGAGAAATTACCGGTGGGCACGCAAGTACTATTACTGCAAACAAACAACGTCGCCAAAATTGACAAACCCTTGGATTACCTGGCCAATATCACAGAGATTGATTTATCGCAAAACAACTTATCCTCCATCAGCGACATCCATCTGGGGAACCTTCCTCAGCTGCTGTCCCTGCATTTGGAGGAGAACTGGATACGAGAGTTACCTGAACAGTGTTTGTCAGAGGTGGCTAACCTTCAGGAGCTCTACATGAATCACAATCTCATCTCATCAATTTCCCCGGTGGCTTTCCAGGGTCTCAGCAGCCTTGAGCGGCTCCACCTCAATTCAAACAAGCTGAAGGTTATCAAGAGAGAGTGGTTCGAACCCATGCCGAACCTGGAGATCCTAATGATTGGTGAGAATCCAGTTCTGTCTATTGATGATATGAACTTCAAACCTCTCAGTAACCTTCGCAGTCTCGTTCTCACCAGAATGAACTTGTCTCAGCTTCCTGATGATGCACTGGCCGGTCTCGATAACTTGGAGAGTATCTCTTTCTATGATAATATCTTCCCTGAGGTGCCTCACTCTGCCCtgagaaatgtcaaaaatctcaAGTTTTTGGATCTAAATAAAAACCCAATTGCGAGGATACAGAGAGGGGACTTTGTGGATATGCTCCATCTTAAAGAACTGGGGATTAATAGCATGCCAGAGCTAGTTTCCATTGACAGCTTTGCCCTTAATAACCTCCCTGAGCTCACCAAAATAGAAGCCACCAACAACCCTAAACTCTCTTATATCCATCCTAATGCTTTCTACAAACTGCCAAGGCTGGAAACCCTCATGCTAAATGGCAACGCTCTCAGTGCCCTCCACAGGATTACTGTCGAATCTCTCCCAAATCTCAGAGAGGTTAGCATGCACAGCAACCCCATCCGCTGTGACTGTGTGGTTCGCTGGATGAACATGAACAAGACCAACATTCGCTTCATGGAGCCTGATTCGCTGTACTGCGTAGAGCCTCCGGAGTACGAGGGCCAGCATGTCCGACAGGTGCACTTCAGGGAGATGATGGAGATCTGTCTGCCGCTGATATCTCCCGAAAGCATGCCGGGGCATATTAAAGCACAGAACGGGAGCTCCTTGTCACTCCATTGTCGGGCCTTCGCTGAACCAGAACCGGACATTTACTGGATCACGCCATCTGGCACCAGGGTCCTGCCAAACACCGTGTCCGACAAGTTCTACATGCACCCGGAGGGAACGTTTGACATCTATGATATAACAGAAAACGAGGCTGGTCTTTACACCTGTGTTGCTCATAATCTGGTCGGAGCTGACCTTAAATCTGTTTCCGTAGAAGTGAATGGATATTTTCCCCAACCTGCAAACGGGTCTCTGAATGTTGTCGTCAAAACCGTGGAGACGCACTCCATTCTGGTTTCCTGGAAGGCTGGCCCAGGCACCTTGGCCCCCAACATTAAATGGTACACCTCATCAGAAGCTAATCATCCCACCACGGCGTTCACCACCAGGGTTCCCTCTGACGTCCAGGTCTACAACCTCACCCATCTCAGCCCTGCCACTCAGTATAAAGTGTGTGTGGATATCCGCAGCATCCACTACAACCACGACACCAAATGCGTCAATGTCACAACTAAGGGATTAGAGCTGGCAGCCAAGGACACAGAAAAATGGGATGCGGCAGTAATCACTGTCTTTGGTGTGCTCTTGGCTGTGATTTCAGTGGCTTGCCTGCTTATTTATGTGTCTCTGAGGAACCACCACCTTTATGGGGATATAAGGAAATGCGACTCCAAAGCTTCTCTGACGCCAGTGGAAGCTACCGGTATGCACTCTTCTTTCTTTACAAAGCTGTGGGTTTCGGGTAAGGGACTGCCGAGCGGAGTGGAAGTGAGAGCCACAGTCATAAATGTATCTGACAATGCATTTTAA